One region of Rattus norvegicus strain BN/NHsdMcwi chromosome 13, GRCr8, whole genome shotgun sequence genomic DNA includes:
- the Becn2 gene encoding beclin-2 isoform 1 (isoform 1 is encoded by transcript variant 1), with protein sequence MSPALFLCHRCNEPLKLLQQQGGPLEVQHHANLPTEMPVSGQSRVRTSHRAHSDGGRTCQGGACCTFTLLGESVSVRTLHTVQNTTIEIFEILSEQKVVDHPLCVDCTDNLLVQLDDQLTLVASDNQSYQGFLERQSLVSEEETEALHAELRAELSGLEQEEARLVQELEDLDGHHARVAAELRAAQAESKELYQQNEEHRASYSVLKMEQLELTDQLSSVENQLQYALGQLCHLRKTSIFDATFTISDDGPLGMINNFRLGCLPAVRVGWTEINAAWGQTALLLFSLSKMAGLQFQRYQLVPLGDHSYLKSLTADEVLPLFSDGNHSVFLNNTFDCAMKAFLDCLQQFVEETEKDERYPCLPYRIHPLEGVMEDIGDSGDCCPIRTHLNTEEEWSRALKFMLADLKLIVAWASSRCSR encoded by the exons ATGTCTCCCGCCCTCTTCCTGTGCCATCGCTGCAATGAGCCCCTGAAACTCTTACAGCAGCAGGGGGGGCCCTTGGAAGTCCAGCACCATGCCAATCTCCCCACAGAGATGCCAGTTTCTGGACAGTCCCGGGTCAGGACCTCTCACAGAGCCCACTCTGACGGTGGCAGGACGTGCCAGGGAGGTGCCTGCTGCACCTTTACTCTGCTTGGTGAGTCTGTCTCCGTGAGAACTTTGCACACTGTCCAAAATACCACCATAGAGATCTTCGAAATCCTCTCGGAACAAAAGGTGGTGGACCACCCGCTGTGCGTGGACTGTACCGACAATCTTCTGGTGCAACTAGACGACCAACTCACTCTCGTTGCATctgacaaccagagctaccaAGGTTTCCTGGAGAGACAGTCGCTGGTGAGTGAGGAGGAGACGGAGGCGCTACACGCGGAGCTACGTGCTGAACTGTCGGGTCTGGAGCAGGAGGAGGCAAGGCTGGTGCAGGAGCTAGAAGACCTAGATGGCCATCATGCAAGGGTAGCCGCCGAACTCAGAGCAGCCCAGGCCGAGAGCAAGGAGCTGTATCAACAGAATGAAGAGCACAGGGCCAGCTATTCTGTTTTGAAGATGGAACAGCTGGAGCTGACGGACCAGCTGAGCAGTGTGGAGAACCAGCTGCAGTACGCCCTGGGTCAGCTGTGCCACTTAAGAAAGACCAGCATCTTCGACGCCACATTTACCATTTCAGATGACGGTCCCCTGGGCATGATCAACAATTTCAGGCTGGGCTGCCTCCCCGCGGTCCGGGTGGGGTGGACTGAGATCAATGCCGCCTGGGGACAGACAGCCTTACTGCTCTTCAGCTTGTCCAAGATGGCCGGCCTGCAGTTCCAGAGGTATCAGTTGGTGCCCTTGGGGGACCATTCCTATCTCAAGTCCTTGACTGCTGATGAGGTGCTGCCGCTGTTCTCCGATGGGAACCACAGCGTCTTCTTGAATAACACGTTTGACTGTGCGATGAAGGCCTTCCTGGACTGTCTGCAGCAGTTTGTGGAGGAGACTGAGAAGGACGAGCGATACCCCTGCCTGCCCTACAGGATCCATCCGCTGGAAGGGGTGATGGAGGACATCGGAGACAGCGGGGACTGCTGCCCCATCAGGACCCATctgaacacagaggaggagtggtCGAGGGCTCTGAAGTTCATGCTTGCCGACCTGAAGTTGATTGTTGCTTGGGCTTCCTCAAG GTGTTCAAGAtga
- the Becn2 gene encoding beclin-2 isoform 2 (isoform 2 is encoded by transcript variant 2) — translation MSPALFLCHRCNEPLKLLQQQGGPLEVQHHANLPTEMPVSGQSRVRTSHRAHSDGGRTCQGGACCTFTLLGESVSVRTLHTVQNTTIEIFEILSEQKVVDHPLCVDCTDNLLVQLDDQLTLVASDNQSYQGFLERQSLVSEEETEALHAELRAELSGLEQEEARLVQELEDLDGHHARVAAELRAAQAESKELYQQNEEHRASYSVLKMEQLELTDQLSSVENQLQYALGQLCHLRKTSIFDATFTISDDGPLGMINNFRLGCLPAVRVGWTEINAAWGQTALLLFSLSKMAGLQFQRYQLVPLGDHSYLKSLTADEVLPLFSDGNHSVFLNNTFDCAMKAFLDCLQQFVEETEKDERYPCLPYRIHPLEGVMEDIGDSGDCCPIRTHLNTEEEWSRALKFMLADLKLIVAWASSSSTSFYKQIEIPR, via the coding sequence ATGTCTCCCGCCCTCTTCCTGTGCCATCGCTGCAATGAGCCCCTGAAACTCTTACAGCAGCAGGGGGGGCCCTTGGAAGTCCAGCACCATGCCAATCTCCCCACAGAGATGCCAGTTTCTGGACAGTCCCGGGTCAGGACCTCTCACAGAGCCCACTCTGACGGTGGCAGGACGTGCCAGGGAGGTGCCTGCTGCACCTTTACTCTGCTTGGTGAGTCTGTCTCCGTGAGAACTTTGCACACTGTCCAAAATACCACCATAGAGATCTTCGAAATCCTCTCGGAACAAAAGGTGGTGGACCACCCGCTGTGCGTGGACTGTACCGACAATCTTCTGGTGCAACTAGACGACCAACTCACTCTCGTTGCATctgacaaccagagctaccaAGGTTTCCTGGAGAGACAGTCGCTGGTGAGTGAGGAGGAGACGGAGGCGCTACACGCGGAGCTACGTGCTGAACTGTCGGGTCTGGAGCAGGAGGAGGCAAGGCTGGTGCAGGAGCTAGAAGACCTAGATGGCCATCATGCAAGGGTAGCCGCCGAACTCAGAGCAGCCCAGGCCGAGAGCAAGGAGCTGTATCAACAGAATGAAGAGCACAGGGCCAGCTATTCTGTTTTGAAGATGGAACAGCTGGAGCTGACGGACCAGCTGAGCAGTGTGGAGAACCAGCTGCAGTACGCCCTGGGTCAGCTGTGCCACTTAAGAAAGACCAGCATCTTCGACGCCACATTTACCATTTCAGATGACGGTCCCCTGGGCATGATCAACAATTTCAGGCTGGGCTGCCTCCCCGCGGTCCGGGTGGGGTGGACTGAGATCAATGCCGCCTGGGGACAGACAGCCTTACTGCTCTTCAGCTTGTCCAAGATGGCCGGCCTGCAGTTCCAGAGGTATCAGTTGGTGCCCTTGGGGGACCATTCCTATCTCAAGTCCTTGACTGCTGATGAGGTGCTGCCGCTGTTCTCCGATGGGAACCACAGCGTCTTCTTGAATAACACGTTTGACTGTGCGATGAAGGCCTTCCTGGACTGTCTGCAGCAGTTTGTGGAGGAGACTGAGAAGGACGAGCGATACCCCTGCCTGCCCTACAGGATCCATCCGCTGGAAGGGGTGATGGAGGACATCGGAGACAGCGGGGACTGCTGCCCCATCAGGACCCATctgaacacagaggaggagtggtCGAGGGCTCTGAAGTTCATGCTTGCCGACCTGAAGTTGATTGTTGCTTGGGCTTCCTCAAG